Proteins found in one Triticum aestivum cultivar Chinese Spring chromosome 4D, IWGSC CS RefSeq v2.1, whole genome shotgun sequence genomic segment:
- the LOC123096499 gene encoding cysteine desulfurase 1, chloroplastic, protein MATAAAAAVASLRYFPSSVRNRSYPGTIGGGAVLTFSPRRGRCGTAAMAAPSREAEPASSLGDLTRVDFPILDQEFDGNKLVYFDNGATSQKPSHVMKALDDYYRFYNSNVHRGIHALSAKATDAYESARRKVANFINAADSREIIFTRNATEAINLVAYSWGLSNLKQGDEIILTVAEHHSAIVPWQFVSQKTGAVLKYVGLTKEEVPDIEQLKGLLSSKTKIVVVHHVSNVLGSMLPIEEVVSCANKVGAKVLVDACQSVPHMPVDVQKLGADFLVASSHKMCGPTGVGFLHGKFEILSSMEPFLGGGEMIADVFEDKSTYAEPPSRFEAGTPAIGEAIGLGVAIDYLSHFGMQRIHEYEKVLGSYLYESLLSVPNVRIYGPAPSASDHRAPLCSFNVENVHPTDIAEILDLQHGIAIRSGHHCAQILHRTLGINASARASLHFYNTKEEVDAFIHGLKATIDFLTSHH, encoded by the exons ATGgcgaccgcggcggcggcggcggtggcgtcgctCCGGTACTTCCCCTCCTCCGTCAGGAACCGCAGCTATCCCGGAACTATCGGCGGCGGCGCTGTGCTCACGTTTTCTCCGCGGCGGGGCCGCTGTGGGACGGCGGCCATGGCCGCGCCTTCGCGGGAGGCGGAGCCGGCCTCCTCGCTCGGGGACCTCACCCGCGTAGACTTCCCCATCCTCGACCAG GAATTTGATGGTAATAAATTAGTTTACTTCGACAATGGTGCAACATCACAGAAACCCTCTCATGTGATGAAAGCCTTAGACGACTACTACCGATTTTATAATTCGAATGTTCATCGTGGCATTCATGCTCTCAG CGCAAAGGCTACTGATGCATATGAGAGTGCAAGAAGGAAAGTTGCAAATTTCATCAATGCGGCTGATAGTAGAGAGATTATTTTTACTCGTAATGCTACAGAAGCTATCAATTTAGTAGCTTATTCATGGGGCCTATCTAACTTAAAACAAGGAGATGAG ATTATTCTTACAGTTGCGGAGCATCATAGTGCGATTGTTCCTTGGCAATTTGTATCCCAAAAAACTGGTGCTGTCCTAAAGTATGTTGGGCTGACTAAAGAAGAGGTTCCAGACATTGAGCAGTTAAAAGGGCTTCTGTCAAGCAAGACAAAGATTGTTGTTGTCCATCATGTTTCAAACGTCCTGG GTTCAATGCTTCCTATTGAGGAGGTCGTATCATGTGCAAACAAAGTTGGAGCTAAAGTTCTTGTAGATGCTTGTCAAAGTGTTCCTCATATGCCAGTTGATGTTCAGAAGCTTGGTGCAGATTTTCTTGTTGCATCCTCGCATAAG ATGTGTGGCCCTACAGGCGTCGGATTCTTGCATGGAAAATTTGAGATCTTGTCATCTATGGAGCCTTTCTTAG GTGGTGGTGAAATGATTGCAGATGTGTTCGAAGACAAATCTACATATGCTGAGCCTCCTTCTAG ATTTGAGGCTGGAACTCCTGCAATTGGAGAAGCTATAGGATTGGGGGTTGCGATAGATTATCTGTCACACTTTGGCATGCAGAGGATCCACGAGTATGAG AAAGTGTTGGGGTCGTACCTTTATGAGAGCCTTCTCTCCGTTCCAAATGTTCGTATCTATGGTCCGGCGCCTTCTGCAAGTGATCACCGTGCTCCTTTATGTTCTTTCAATGTTGAGAATGTTCATCCAACAGATATTGCCGAAATTCTTGATCTCCAG CATGGCATAGCGATTCGGTCAGGGCATCATTGTGCACAGATTTTGCATCGCACCCTTGGTATCAATGCGAGCGCCCGTGCTAGTCTTCATTTTTATAACACAAAAGAGGAGGTGGATGCCTTCATCCATGGGCTAAAAGCTACTATTGATTTCCTTACTTCCCACCACTAG